From Brassica oleracea var. oleracea cultivar TO1000 chromosome C3, BOL, whole genome shotgun sequence, a single genomic window includes:
- the LOC106329907 gene encoding glutathione S-transferase T3-like: MDSNPFMHTGNFVDLLSQQSISFANYEDISTLSSSQHPSLHRDDVGERRERKTWTPTDDILLISSWLNTSKDLVVSNEQKAGTFWKRVAACFNASPKAAGGEERTPNNCKQRWHKINDLVCKFCGAYEAATREKTSGCNENDVLKRAHEIYHNNLKKKFTLEHAWKELRNDQKWCEVASARNEGSSKKRKCEDAEVSSAFQPSESKRPAGVKSSKARGKATVAEEALTNGFQSMWDIKQKDLEVKERLSKMKILESIIAKTEPLAEYEEALKKKLISDLMFT, from the coding sequence ATGGATTCCAATCCATTTATGCATACAGGAAACTTTGTTGATCTACTTAGTCAACAAAGTATTTCTTTTGCTAACTATGAAGATATCTCAACTCTGTCTTCATCTCAACATCCTTCTCTTCACAGGGATGATGTAGGTGAGCGTCGGGAACGGAAGACGTGGACTCCTACTGATGATATTCTGCTGATCAGCTCGTGGCTCAACACCAGCAAAGATCTAGTGGTTTCGAACGAGCAAAAAGCAGGCACCTTCTGGAAAAGAGTTGCAGCCTGTTTCAACGCGAGTCCAAAGGCAGCTGGGGGAGAGGAGAGAACGCCTAATAACTGTAAGCAGCGTTGGCACAAGATCAACGACTTGGTCTGCAAATTCTGTGGCGCGTACGAAGCTGCAACTAGGGAGAAAACCAGTGGCTGCAATGAGAATGATGTCCTGAAGAGAGCTCATGAGATTTACCACAACAACCTTAAGAAGAAATTCACTTTGGAGCATGCTTGGAAGGAACTGCGAAACGACCAGAAGTGGTGCGAAGTTGCAAGTGCCAGAAACGAGGGAAGCTCTAAGAAAAGGAAGTGTGAAGACGCTGAAGTCTCATCAGCCTTTCAACCATCTGAAAGCAAGCGTCCCGCTGGTGTTAAATCATCAAAGGCCCGTGGGAAGGCGACTGTGGCTGAAGAGGCTCTCACGAATGGGTTTCAAAGTATGTGGGACATTAAACAGAAGGATTTGGAAGTGAAGGAAAGGTTGTCGAAGATGAAGATACTTGAGTCTATTATTGCAAAGACAGAACCGCTAGCTGAGTATGAGGAAGCCCTCAAGAAGAAGCTCATCAGTGACCTAATGTTTACTTAG
- the LOC106328071 gene encoding guanylate-binding protein 4-like: MEISHRTFAFLLSLCLLLQTSLSIENFHQAFPIVEPDPNHTKLRLSREGLEAISRITTPIAAVAVIGPYRSGKSFLLNQLLSLSCYEGFGVGHMRDTKTKGIWVWGTPLELEIDGVKTSIIYLDTEGFESVGKSNVYDDRIFALATVMSSVLIYNLPETIREADISRLSFAVELAEEFYGRVKGQDVAFEPSKLLWLIQRDFLQGKSVKEMVDEALRHVPNEDGNKNIDQVNRIRDSLAIMGDNSTAFSLPQPHLMRTKLCDLKDEDLDSTYVARRDQLKKLVASILRPKIVQGKALNGKEFISFLEQILDALNKGEIPSTGSLVEVFNKDIVERCVKQYHERMVKLRLPMSEEHLQGAHETAHDEALKAFDAQHFGRQHAKKSVDQLDEQMKEVFKNFVLANEYQSSKLCEALYTKCEDDMDHLQSLRLPSMAKFNAGFVYCNQSFEHQCVGPSKQNYEQRLTKMMGKARSLFIKEYNNRLFNWLVAFSLVMVIVGRFIIKFILLEMAAWILFIFLETYTRMFWTAESLYYNPVWHFIVGTWETVVYSPVLDLDRWAIPLVCIIALCVLYWRCYGKRKHGSSWLLPMYNNQKNGRNRERSE, encoded by the exons ATGGAGATTTCTCACCGAACCTTTGCTTTCTTGTTGTCACTCTGCCTCTTGCTGCAAACGTCTCTCTCGATCGAGAATTTTCACCAAGC GTTTCCTATTGTGGAACCTGATCCGAATCATACGAAGCTTCGTCTTAGCAGAGAAGGTTTGGAAGCTATTAGCAGAATCACTACTCCCATTGCTGCTGTTGCG GTGATTGGCCCGTATCGGTCTGGAAAGTCTTTTCTACTCAATCAGCTTCTTTCCCTTTCCTGTTATGAAG GTTTTGGTGTTGGGCACATGCGTGATACCAAAACAAAAG GGATTTGGGTATGGGGAACGCCACTAGAGCTTGAGATTGACGGAGTAAAAACTTCCATTATTTACCTCGACACTGAAGGATTCGAAAGTGTTGGCAAGTCTAATGTTTATGACGATCG AATATTTGCTCTGGCAACAGTGATGAGTTCTGTGCTTATCTATAATCTGCCTGAAACT ATACGCGAAGCTGATATTTCTCGGCTCTCCTTTGCTGTTGAGTTAGCAGAAGAATTTTATGGAAG AGTAAAG GGACAAGATGTTGCTTTCGAACCTTCAAAGCTCCTTTGGCTTATCCAGCGTGATTTTCTGC AAGGGAAATCTGTAAAGGAAATGGTGGATGAAGCACTCAGACACGTCCCTAATGAAGATG GTAACAAAAATATTGATCAG GTTAACCGGATCCGGGACTCCTTGGCTATTATGGGTGATAACAGCACAGCCTTTAGCTTACCACAG CCCCATCTCATGAGGACAAAGCTATGTGATCTGAAGGACGAGGACCTGGACTCTACCTATGTTGCAAGGCGTGATCAATTGAAAAAGCTCGTTGCTAGTATTCTCCGCCCAAAGATAGTGCAGGGGAAAGCACTAAATGGAAAGGAATTTATTTCTTTCCTTGAACAG ATATTGGATGCGCTAAATAAAGGAGAAATCCCATCAACAGGGTCACTAGTTGAGGTTTTCAATAAAGATATCGTTGAGAGATGTGTGAAACAGTACCACGAGAGGATGGTAAAATTGCGGCTACCTATGTCTGAAGAACATCTCCAAGGTGCCCATGAAACTGCACATGATGAAGCTTTAAAAGCATTTGATGCTCAACATTTTGGAAGACAGCATGCGAAGAAATCTGTGGATCAGTTGGATGAACAAATGAAGGAG GTATTCAAGAATTTTGTTCTTGCAAATGAGTACCAATCGTCAAAGCTCTGTGAGGCGCTATATACAAAGTGTGAAGATGACATGGACCACTTACAATCTCTCCGGCTCCCTTCCATGGCTAAGTTCAACGCAGGTTTCGTGTACTGCAACCAAAGTTTTGAACACCAATGTGTTGGTCCTTCGAAACAAAACTATGAGCAGAGGTTAACTAAG ATGATGGGAAAGGCACGGTCTTTGTTCATCAAAGAATACAATAACAGACTGTTCAACTGGCTGGTTGCGTTCTCACTTGTAATGGTGATTGTGGGACGGTTCATTATAAAATTCATTTTATTAGAAATGGCGGCATGGATACTTTTCATATTCCTGGAGACATACACAAGGATGTTCTGGACAGCAGAGTCTCTTTATTACAACCCAGTCTGGCATTTCATTGTTGGGACATGGGAAACTGTGGTGTATAGTCCCGTTCTCGACTTGGACAG ATGGGCGATTCCTCTAGTCTGCATAATTGCATTGTGTGTGCTTTATTGGCGGTGTTATGGGAAGAGGAAACATGGGTCTAGTTGGCTTCTTCCGATGTACAACAACCAGAAGAATGGTCGGAACAGGGAACGGTCAGAGTAA
- the LOC106333822 gene encoding LOW QUALITY PROTEIN: protease inhibitor HPI-like (The sequence of the model RefSeq protein was modified relative to this genomic sequence to represent the inferred CDS: deleted 2 bases in 1 codon): MSSDCPGKNSWPELVGTNGDYAASMIERENTSVDAIVILDGTPVTTDFRCNRVRVRVDGNRIVVRVPTAG; the protein is encoded by the exons ATGTCGTCCGACTGTCCTG GGAAGAACTCATGGCCGGAGCTTGTGGGAACAAATGGAGATTATGCGGCTTCGATGATAGAAAGAGAGAACACGAGT GTCGATGCAATCGTAATTTTGGATGGAACTCCAGTGACTACAGACTTCAGGTGTAACCGGGTCAGGGTTAGGGTTGATGGGAACCGTATCGTCGTCAGAGTCCCTACCGCCGGCTAG
- the LOC106328107 gene encoding basic leucine zipper 25-like isoform X1 → MKSGFSADDSTDSFWPPPPPSPPLSPGDGMTRSQSEWAFQMLLEEISSVPAGSSISSSSATDNAIGRSYTQVRSESSVSRTEEASSNVVEMPKPSRNGAPSWSVEEMDPNYYQAIFKSKLELACAAVALRVSTTVTPEDSSASSGNQNQVSPVGSQTQGYAVAQMSPAVSSVSDAPSLDAQRQRDIQSRQANSGSDDSDDEDPDGETVTTVNADPTDVKRARRMLSNRESARRSRRRKQEQMSEFDSQVGQLRGEHSTMLKRLSEVTQKFSTAVVDNRILKADIETLRTKVKMAEDTVKRVTGMNPRLLAKPYSIPFDRTLMGSSQPNLNQTDMIPNQISEDDSFASNSVVTLEASCNAFETTSWICDKDAT, encoded by the exons ATGAAGTCTGGTTTCTCCGCGGATGATTCAACCGATTCTTTCTGGCCGCCACCACCGCCGTCTCCGCCTCTATCTCCGGGAGACGGTATGACCAGAAGCCAATCGGAGTGGGCCTTCCAGATGCTTCTCGAAGAGATATCCTCCGTTCCCGCGGGGAGTTCCATCTCCTCATCTTCGGCGACGGACAACGCAATCGGACGGTCGTATACCCAGGTTCGATCTGAGTCGTCCGTTTCTCGAACTGAAGAAGCTTCATCTAACGTCGTGGAGATGCCAAAGCCGAGTCGTAACGGTGCTCCGTCGTGGTCTGTTGAGGAGATGGATCCTAACTACTACCAAGCGATTTTCAAGAGCAAGCTTGAACTCGCCTGCGCTGCCGTTGCGCTTCGT GTGTCTACTACTGTGACCCCGGAAGATTCGAGTGCTTCGTCTGGTAATCAAAATCAAGTTTCTCCGGTTGGATCTCAAACTCAAG GTTATGCCGTGGCACAAATGTCGCCTGCTGTTTCATCTGTCAGTGATGCTCCCTCATTAGACGCACAGAGACAACGAGATATTCAGTCCAGGCAAGCTAACAGTGGTTCAGATGATTCTGATGACGAAGATCCTGATGGAGAGACTGTAACAACAGTAAATGCTGATCCTACCGATGTTAAGCGTGCTAGGAG GATGCTTTCAAACCGAGAATCCGCTAGGCGCTCTAGAAGAAGAAAGCAAGAGCAAATGAGTGAATTTGATTCACAG GTTGGCCAATTACGTGGTGAGCATTCAACTATGCTTAAGCGTCTTAGTGAGGTCACTCAGAAGTTTAGCACCGCTGTTGTCGATAACAGAATCTTAAAAGCTGATATCGAAACATTGAGAACAAAG GTGAAGATGGCAGAGGACACTGTGAAAAGAGTGACAGGGATGAACCCTAGGCTTTTGGCAAAACCATACAGCATACCATTCGATAGGACACTGATGGGTTCTTCACAGCCAAACTTGAATCAAACCGACATGATTCCAAATCAAATATCAGAGGACGACAGTTTTGCAAGCAACTCGGTTGTTACTTTGGAAGCCAGTTGCAATGCTTTTGAAACCACAAGCTGGATTTGTGATAAG GATGCAACTTAA
- the LOC106328107 gene encoding basic leucine zipper 25-like isoform X2 — protein sequence MKSGFSADDSTDSFWPPPPPSPPLSPGDGMTRSQSEWAFQMLLEEISSVPAGSSISSSSATDNAIGRSYTQVRSESSVSRTEEASSNVVEMPKPSRNGAPSWSVEEMDPNYYQAIFKSKLELACAAVALRVSTTVTPEDSSASSGNQNQVSPVGSQTQGYAVAQMSPAVSSVSDAPSLDAQRQRDIQSRQANSGSDDSDDEDPDGETVTTVNADPTDVKRARRRSRRRKQEQMSEFDSQVGQLRGEHSTMLKRLSEVTQKFSTAVVDNRILKADIETLRTKVKMAEDTVKRVTGMNPRLLAKPYSIPFDRTLMGSSQPNLNQTDMIPNQISEDDSFASNSVVTLEASCNAFETTSWICDKDAT from the exons ATGAAGTCTGGTTTCTCCGCGGATGATTCAACCGATTCTTTCTGGCCGCCACCACCGCCGTCTCCGCCTCTATCTCCGGGAGACGGTATGACCAGAAGCCAATCGGAGTGGGCCTTCCAGATGCTTCTCGAAGAGATATCCTCCGTTCCCGCGGGGAGTTCCATCTCCTCATCTTCGGCGACGGACAACGCAATCGGACGGTCGTATACCCAGGTTCGATCTGAGTCGTCCGTTTCTCGAACTGAAGAAGCTTCATCTAACGTCGTGGAGATGCCAAAGCCGAGTCGTAACGGTGCTCCGTCGTGGTCTGTTGAGGAGATGGATCCTAACTACTACCAAGCGATTTTCAAGAGCAAGCTTGAACTCGCCTGCGCTGCCGTTGCGCTTCGT GTGTCTACTACTGTGACCCCGGAAGATTCGAGTGCTTCGTCTGGTAATCAAAATCAAGTTTCTCCGGTTGGATCTCAAACTCAAG GTTATGCCGTGGCACAAATGTCGCCTGCTGTTTCATCTGTCAGTGATGCTCCCTCATTAGACGCACAGAGACAACGAGATATTCAGTCCAGGCAAGCTAACAGTGGTTCAGATGATTCTGATGACGAAGATCCTGATGGAGAGACTGTAACAACAGTAAATGCTGATCCTACCGATGTTAAGCGTGCTAGGAG GCGCTCTAGAAGAAGAAAGCAAGAGCAAATGAGTGAATTTGATTCACAG GTTGGCCAATTACGTGGTGAGCATTCAACTATGCTTAAGCGTCTTAGTGAGGTCACTCAGAAGTTTAGCACCGCTGTTGTCGATAACAGAATCTTAAAAGCTGATATCGAAACATTGAGAACAAAG GTGAAGATGGCAGAGGACACTGTGAAAAGAGTGACAGGGATGAACCCTAGGCTTTTGGCAAAACCATACAGCATACCATTCGATAGGACACTGATGGGTTCTTCACAGCCAAACTTGAATCAAACCGACATGATTCCAAATCAAATATCAGAGGACGACAGTTTTGCAAGCAACTCGGTTGTTACTTTGGAAGCCAGTTGCAATGCTTTTGAAACCACAAGCTGGATTTGTGATAAG GATGCAACTTAA
- the LOC106328107 gene encoding basic leucine zipper 25-like isoform X3 translates to MKSGFSADDSTDSFWPPPPPSPPLSPGDGMTRSQSEWAFQMLLEEISSVPAGSSISSSSATDNAIGRSYTQVRSESSVSRTEEASSNYYQAIFKSKLELACAAVALRVSTTVTPEDSSASSGNQNQVSPVGSQTQGYAVAQMSPAVSSVSDAPSLDAQRQRDIQSRQANSGSDDSDDEDPDGETVTTVNADPTDVKRARRMLSNRESARRSRRRKQEQMSEFDSQVGQLRGEHSTMLKRLSEVTQKFSTAVVDNRILKADIETLRTKVKMAEDTVKRVTGMNPRLLAKPYSIPFDRTLMGSSQPNLNQTDMIPNQISEDDSFASNSVVTLEASCNAFETTSWICDKDAT, encoded by the exons ATGAAGTCTGGTTTCTCCGCGGATGATTCAACCGATTCTTTCTGGCCGCCACCACCGCCGTCTCCGCCTCTATCTCCGGGAGACGGTATGACCAGAAGCCAATCGGAGTGGGCCTTCCAGATGCTTCTCGAAGAGATATCCTCCGTTCCCGCGGGGAGTTCCATCTCCTCATCTTCGGCGACGGACAACGCAATCGGACGGTCGTATACCCAGGTTCGATCTGAGTCGTCCGTTTCTCGAACTGAAGAAGCTTCAT CTAACTACTACCAAGCGATTTTCAAGAGCAAGCTTGAACTCGCCTGCGCTGCCGTTGCGCTTCGT GTGTCTACTACTGTGACCCCGGAAGATTCGAGTGCTTCGTCTGGTAATCAAAATCAAGTTTCTCCGGTTGGATCTCAAACTCAAG GTTATGCCGTGGCACAAATGTCGCCTGCTGTTTCATCTGTCAGTGATGCTCCCTCATTAGACGCACAGAGACAACGAGATATTCAGTCCAGGCAAGCTAACAGTGGTTCAGATGATTCTGATGACGAAGATCCTGATGGAGAGACTGTAACAACAGTAAATGCTGATCCTACCGATGTTAAGCGTGCTAGGAG GATGCTTTCAAACCGAGAATCCGCTAGGCGCTCTAGAAGAAGAAAGCAAGAGCAAATGAGTGAATTTGATTCACAG GTTGGCCAATTACGTGGTGAGCATTCAACTATGCTTAAGCGTCTTAGTGAGGTCACTCAGAAGTTTAGCACCGCTGTTGTCGATAACAGAATCTTAAAAGCTGATATCGAAACATTGAGAACAAAG GTGAAGATGGCAGAGGACACTGTGAAAAGAGTGACAGGGATGAACCCTAGGCTTTTGGCAAAACCATACAGCATACCATTCGATAGGACACTGATGGGTTCTTCACAGCCAAACTTGAATCAAACCGACATGATTCCAAATCAAATATCAGAGGACGACAGTTTTGCAAGCAACTCGGTTGTTACTTTGGAAGCCAGTTGCAATGCTTTTGAAACCACAAGCTGGATTTGTGATAAG GATGCAACTTAA
- the LOC106329908 gene encoding uncharacterized protein LOC106329908 has protein sequence MAEKKGDLHGIRLGRQGPAVHHLLFADDSLLMCKASKEESLVIIDCLRRYGEASGQVINKLKSSVIFGAKVSEQDRAEIKRILEIDKQGGDGTYLGLPECFKGSKVELLNFIREKLHARLNGCFQVAQRFHDISRFNQSLLAKQAWRILINPESLIAKVLKSKYWKNGEFMECGLGSRPSFAWRSILHGRELLEKGLLRRVGYGSTTYAWTENWIMGPLPRPPMYRMDAQVDLTLMVSDLLIPNSNLWDASKIRSLFVEEDANTILNMIVERHKPAALMWGLTSHGAYSSQSGYKLTETLTSLNSSHHHGLPPVEKMLWKSIWKLQTSPKIRHFVWRALAGALAVSDQLRSRGLQVDTTCKSCGMGRETICHTLFSFSTARDVWSAANLPLPPRGLSTNSVFLNLHHLVAYTRSRDITVKLKRSIPWLLWHIWKARNGLMFEKIRLSPSSIVNKAEEEAESWFNANFPEENMIQYQTLYNHQRIVWQAPPPGMLKCNIGVSWVNGSVNCGVSWITRDTRGKVLMHSHRSYSMVQSREEAELYAILWAIESMQTLRLDNIIFKTSFTHARRCLYHWDGQVCAPESYRTLNIINSKLQLISAWSLDYVLPARNSIASRITVSVTSNHLYQSYIARNGPSWLHQAIAEEA, from the exons ATGGCTGAGAAGAAAGGTGATCTACATGGCATCAGACTGGGACGGCAAGGCCCTGCAGTACATCACCTACTGTTTGCTGATGACTCGCTGCTGATGTGTAAGGCTTCCAAGGAGGAGAGCTTAGTCATTATTGATTGTCTCAGACGCTATGGTGAAGCATCGGGACAGGTGATAAACAAGCTGAAATCTTCAGTAATCTTTGGTGCCAAGGTATCAGAGCAAGACCGAGCCGAGATCAAACGGATTTTGGAGATAGATAAACAAGGAGGTGATGGTACTTATTTAGGATTACCTGAATGTTTCAAAGGTTCAAAGGTTGAGCTTTTAAACTTTATCCGTGAAAAGCTTCATGCGAGGTTGAATGGATG TTTTCAAGTTGCCCAAAGATTCCATGATATCAGCAGATTCAATCAGTCTTTACTAGCTAAACAGGCCTGGCGCATCTTAATAAATCCAGAGTCTCTTATCGCTAAGGTTCTCAAAAGCAAGTATTGGAAGAATGGAGAATTTATGGAGTGTGGTCTCGGCTCAAGACCTTCTTTCGCTTGGCGAAGTATCCTACATGGTAGAGAGCTGTTGGAAAAAGGCCTACTGAGAAGAGTGGGATATGGCTCTACGACTTATGCTTGGACTGAGAACTGGATTATGGGGCCACTTCCTAGACCTCCAATGTACCGAATGGATGCACAAGTAGATCTGACTCTTATGGTTTCAGACCTTCTGATTCCAAACTCCAACTTGTGGGACGCGTCAAAGATTCGAAGTTTATTTGTAGAAGAAGATGCCAACACCATTTTGAATATGATAGTGGAAAGGCACAAGCCTGCTGCGCTCATGTGGGGTCTCACTAGTCATGGAGCCTACTCCTCTCAATCTGGCTACAAACTAACGGAGACCCTTACCAGCTTAAACTCCTCGCACCACCACGGCCTTCCGCCTGTGGAGAAAATGCTATGGAAAAGTATATGGAAATTGCAAACGTCTCCGAAGATTCGACACTTTGTGTGGAGGGCATTAGCTGGAGCATTAGCAGTCTCAGATCAACTGAGATCACGTGGTTTACAGGTTGATACTACATGTAAGTCATGTGGGATGGGTCGTGAAACGATATGTCATACCTTATTCTCTTTCTCAACAGCTCGAGATGTTTGGAGTGCTGCAAACCTCCCATTACCTCCTCGTGGCCTGTCTACAAACTCTGTGTTTCTGAACCTTCATCACTTGGTTGCTTACACAAGAAGTAGAGACATCACTGTTAAGCTCAAACGGAGTATTCCATGGTTGTTATGGCACATCTGGAAAGCTAGGAATGGTTTGATGTTTGAAAAAATCCGGTTATCTCCATCTTCTATTGTTAACAAGGCCGAGGAAGAGGCTGAATCCTGGTTTAATGCTAACTTTCCAGAAGAGAACATGATCCAGTACCAGACCCTGTATAACCATCAACGCATCGTCTGGCAAGCTCCTCCGCCAGGAATGCTTAAATGTAACATTGGTGTTTCATGGGTAAATGGGTCAGTTAACTGTGGAGTCTCCTGGATCACTCGTGACACAAGAGGGAAAGTCCTAATGCATAGTCATCGATCTTATTCTATGGTGCAATCGCGTGAAGAGGCTGAACTATATGCTATCTTATGGGCAATAGAAAGTATGCAGACCTTAAGACTTGATAACATCATTTTCAAGACTTCCTTTACTCATGCACGACGCTGTTTATATCATTGGGATGGTCAGGTATGTGCTCCTGAATCCTACCGAACTTTAAACATCATCAACTCAAAGTTACAGCTAATATCGGCATGGAGCCTAGACTATGTTCTTCCAGCAAGAAACTCCATTGCTTCGAGAATCACAGTAAGTGTGACTTCGAATCATCTATACCAATCTTATATCGCAAGGAATGGACCTTCTTGGCTTCATCAGGCGATAGCAGAAGAAGCGTAA
- the LOC106329909 gene encoding protein NRT1/ PTR FAMILY 2.3-like, with amino-acid sequence MADLVSGDAEGQASGDQGSKRGGWITLPFMIGTILGLSIAFFGSILNLIVFLIEEFNIKSIAAAIFNGCLAMFPVIAAILADSFFGNIPVISASALISLLGIFLLTIIASLDYLRPRPCETGSVLCQSPSKFQLGILYAALTLVATGTAGTRTTLLSVGANQYETPKDQGSFFNWYFLTASTGTIISATAIIYTQDNAGWKLGFGLCAAANLISFIIFISGKWLYKHDKPAGSPFTSLIRVLVSAIVKRKAVISSKEEVYYHGGLGEKDKNSAVMPSKSFGFLNRAALKTEGESGDTINNMWRQFSVQEVEDFKSVLRILPLWLAIILVSIPSVIQTSLMVLQALVTDRALGPHFKVPAGSVQVIAVISLCIFIIINNWFIYPMYQQLTNKPLTPLQKMGIGQVFIILNLAISAVVEAKRLKTVDSEDLMSVLWLFLPLVIIGIGDAFQLPANAEFFYGAFPDSLRNTAISLTSLAIGISFYLSTALIDLIQRTTEWLPNDINHGRVDNVYWVLVIGVVLNLGYFLVCSWFYSYKTLKDERAYLEVATLLEA; translated from the exons ATGGCTGATTTAGTATCTGGTGACGCAGAAGGGCAAGCCTCTGGCGATCAAGGCAGCAAGCGCGGTGGCTGGATCACTCTTCCATTCATGATCG GTACAATATTAGGACTGTCCATAGCTTTTTTTGGATCGATATTGAACTTAATTGTCTTCTTGATTGAGGAATTCAACATCAAGAGCATCGCTGCTGCTATTTTCAATGGATGTCTTGCCATGTTCCCTGTTATTGCAGCCATTCTAGCCGATTCTTTCTTTGGAAACATTCCCGTCATCTCGGCTTCTGCTCTCATTTCTCTACTC GGCATCTTTCTTTTGACTATTATTGCATCGTTGGACTACTTGAGACCTAGACCGTGTGAAACGGGCTCAGTCCTATGCCAATCACCGTCAAAATTCCAGCTTGGGATCCTGTATGCAGCCTTAACTCTAGTGGCTACTGGAACAGCTGGAACGCGAACGACTTTGTTATCCGTTGGCGCAAACCAATATGAGACACCTAAAGATCAAGGAAGTTTTTTCAACTGGTACTTCCTCACGGCAAGTACAGGCACAATTATTAGCGCGACAGCAATTATATATACTCAGGATAATGCTGGCTGGAAGCTCGGGTTTGGTCTCTGCGCTGCTGCTAATTTGATCAGTTTCATCATTTTCATCTCCGGGAAGTGGCTTTACAAGCATGACAAACCAGCGGGAAGTCCCTTCACAAGTCTAATCCGCGTTTTAGTCTCTGCTATAGTGAAAAGAAAAGCTGTGATCTCTTCCAAAGAAGAAGTCTATTATCACGGTGGGCTCGGAGAAAAGGACAAGAATTCTGCTGTAATGCCCTCTAAAAGCTTCGG GTTCTTGAACCGTGCAGCGTTGAAGACCGAAGGGGAGAGTGGTGACACAATTAATAATATGTGGAGACAATTCTCTGTTCAGGAAGTAGAAGATTTCAAATCCGTTCTTCGAATTCTTCCTTTGTGGTTAGCCATTATATTAGTTAGTATTCCCAGTGTGATACAAACAAGCTTGATGGTACTCCAAGCTCTAGTCACGGACCGTGCGCTCGGCCCTCACTTTAAAGTCCCAGCCGGGTCTGTCCAAGTCATAGCAGTCATCTCCTTATGCATCTTCATCATAATTAACAACTGGTTTATCTATCCCATGTACCAGCAGCTAACCAACAAGCCGCTTACACCACTTCAAAAAATGGGTATAGGCCAGGTTTTCATCATCCTAAACCTGGCGATATCGGCGGTTGTGGAAGCAAAAAGGCTAAAAACAGTTGACAGTGAGGATCTCATGTCAGTGTTATGGTTATTTCTTCCTCTCGTGATAATAGGAATAGGCGACGCCTTCCAGTTACCGGCCAATGCTGAATTTTTCTATGGAGCATTCCCCGATTCTTTGAGGAACACCGCAATTTCATTGACCTCATTGGCGATTGGAATCTCGTTTTATCTTAGCACAGCTCTCATCGATCTGATCCAGAGGACGACCGAGTGGTTACCAAATGACATTAACCATGGAAGAGTTGATAATGTTTACTGGGTTTTAGTCATAGGAGTAGTCTTGAACCTTGGTTATTTCCTTGTCTGCTCTTGGTTTTACAGTTACAAAACCCTCAAGGATGAGAGGGCCTATCTGGAGGTTGCAACTCTCCTTGAAGCTTGA